From Corallococcus macrosporus, the proteins below share one genomic window:
- a CDS encoding HdeD family acid-resistance protein — protein MRPNVERAPDTRPDRLSRGASAMWGAPFLLGLLTSIAGVVLLGATVFTSFVTVFFIGMMLVIGGVLEIIAAVRSRGEGRGAFWSFMLGGVLTTVVGILTVMYPAAGLASLTLLIAGYFFASGLFHVITSVMDRYFQWGWDLAYGAISVVLGISVMARWPQSSVWLVGTLVGLAVFFRGISMMSGSLMLRRGIRHVEA, from the coding sequence ATGAGACCGAACGTCGAACGCGCGCCGGACACCCGGCCGGACCGCCTTTCCCGAGGGGCCTCGGCCATGTGGGGCGCTCCCTTCCTCCTGGGGCTGCTGACGTCGATCGCGGGCGTCGTGCTGCTGGGCGCCACGGTCTTCACCAGCTTCGTCACCGTCTTCTTCATCGGCATGATGCTGGTGATTGGCGGCGTGCTGGAGATCATCGCGGCCGTCCGTTCACGCGGCGAGGGCCGGGGTGCCTTCTGGTCCTTCATGCTCGGCGGCGTGCTCACCACCGTCGTCGGCATCCTCACCGTCATGTACCCGGCCGCGGGGCTCGCCTCGCTGACGCTGCTGATCGCCGGCTACTTCTTCGCCAGCGGCCTCTTCCACGTCATCACGTCCGTCATGGACCGCTACTTCCAGTGGGGCTGGGACCTGGCCTACGGCGCCATCTCCGTGGTCCTGGGCATCAGCGTCATGGCCCGCTGGCCGCAGTCCTCCGTGTGGCTCGTGGGGACCCTCGTCGGGCTCGCCGTCTTCTTCCGGGGCATCTCCATGATGTCCGGCTCGCTCATGCTGCGGCGGGGCATCCGCCACGTGGAGGCTTGA
- the miaA gene encoding tRNA (adenosine(37)-N6)-dimethylallyltransferase MiaA codes for MPLTVIAGPTASGKTALAIAWARASGGEIVSADSQQVYRAFDIGTAKPSAEELAAVPHHLVSCVDPLETFSAAEYQRRADAAIADIASRGRPVFVVGGTGLYLRVLLHGVVDAPGALPSLRAELEALAAEQGREAVHRRLSEVDPETAAKLPPQDLVRVVRALEIHAQTGVPASEFRRAHAFAPDRYPFQLYVLDPPRDALYAAINARTEALFARGLVEETRALLEQGYADAAPMRSVGYVQARAVVEGRMTREEAIADTAQETRRYSKRQLTWFRKEPGAVFLAPPYARPTP; via the coding sequence GTGCCTTTGACGGTGATCGCTGGGCCCACGGCGTCGGGGAAGACGGCGCTGGCCATCGCCTGGGCTCGCGCTTCGGGCGGAGAGATTGTCAGCGCGGACTCGCAGCAGGTGTACCGCGCGTTCGACATCGGCACCGCCAAGCCCTCCGCCGAGGAGCTGGCCGCCGTGCCGCACCACCTGGTCTCCTGCGTGGATCCGCTGGAGACCTTCTCCGCCGCCGAATACCAGCGCCGCGCCGACGCGGCCATCGCGGACATCGCCTCCCGCGGCCGGCCCGTGTTCGTCGTCGGCGGCACCGGCCTGTACCTGCGCGTCCTGCTGCACGGCGTGGTGGACGCACCCGGGGCCCTGCCTTCGCTGCGCGCGGAGCTGGAGGCGCTCGCGGCGGAGCAGGGGAGGGAGGCCGTGCACCGCCGCTTGTCCGAGGTGGATCCGGAGACCGCCGCGAAGCTGCCGCCCCAGGACCTGGTGCGCGTCGTCCGCGCGCTGGAGATCCACGCGCAGACGGGCGTCCCCGCCTCGGAGTTCCGCCGCGCGCATGCCTTCGCGCCGGACCGCTATCCCTTCCAGCTGTACGTGCTCGACCCGCCGCGCGACGCCCTCTACGCCGCCATCAACGCGCGCACGGAGGCGCTGTTCGCACGCGGACTCGTGGAAGAGACGCGGGCCCTGCTGGAACAGGGCTACGCGGACGCGGCCCCCATGCGCAGCGTCGGCTACGTGCAGGCCCGCGCCGTCGTGGAGGGCCGGATGACGCGCGAAGAGGCCATCGCCGACACCGCGCAGGAGACCCGGCGCTACTCCAAGCGGCAGCTCACGTGGTTCCGCAAGGAGCCCGGCGCGGTGTTCCTCGCGCCCCCGTACGCCCGCCCCACCCCTTGA
- a CDS encoding PQQ-dependent sugar dehydrogenase, protein MLSSRLFAGAVLCLSVACSDKTTSNNGDQTPLDVAIPTPQVPPKEDAVRAVSVPNNLVKPAKQTFGAERLAQLRVPAGFQVGVFAQGLTNPRKLAVRPSGAVYVTEREAGRVTLLRDTNGDGAADTSVVVASGLGTKNSGVHGLALQGDRLFMITDRQVLVAAVNADDTLGAPALFIDRLPDAGQHPNRTLAFGPDGKLYVSVGSTCNACADANPENATLLRFEPDGTGRTVFAKGLRNTIGFAWHPVSGQLWGMDHGSDSRGDDYPPEELNRIQQDADYGWPYCLGKQEPDAFLSQEPPDMQSRPEYCAKTQPPVLEYQAHSAPMSLSFYTGTLFPAEFRGNAFVAMRGSWNRNPPTGYKVVRVRFDAQGTPTAFEDFASGWLGADGTTQFARLADTAVAADGALLVTDDANGVIYRIGYSG, encoded by the coding sequence ATGCTCTCTTCCCGCCTCTTCGCAGGTGCCGTGCTGTGCCTCTCGGTCGCGTGCTCGGACAAGACGACGTCCAACAACGGTGATCAGACCCCGTTGGATGTCGCCATCCCCACGCCCCAGGTGCCTCCAAAGGAGGACGCCGTGCGCGCGGTGTCGGTGCCCAACAACCTGGTGAAGCCCGCGAAGCAGACGTTCGGCGCGGAGCGGCTGGCGCAGCTGCGCGTCCCCGCGGGCTTCCAGGTGGGCGTCTTCGCGCAGGGGCTCACGAACCCTCGCAAGCTCGCGGTGCGCCCCAGCGGCGCCGTCTACGTCACCGAGCGCGAGGCCGGCCGCGTCACCCTGCTGCGCGACACGAACGGCGACGGCGCGGCGGACACGAGCGTCGTCGTGGCGAGCGGGCTGGGCACGAAGAACTCGGGCGTGCACGGGCTGGCGCTCCAGGGCGACCGGCTCTTCATGATCACCGACCGGCAGGTGCTGGTCGCCGCGGTGAACGCGGATGACACGCTGGGGGCCCCTGCCCTCTTCATCGACCGGCTGCCGGACGCGGGGCAGCACCCCAACCGGACGCTCGCGTTCGGGCCGGACGGCAAGCTGTACGTGTCCGTGGGCAGCACCTGCAACGCGTGCGCGGACGCCAACCCGGAGAACGCCACGCTGCTGCGCTTCGAGCCGGACGGCACGGGCCGCACCGTGTTCGCGAAGGGGCTGCGCAACACCATCGGGTTCGCGTGGCACCCGGTGTCCGGGCAGCTCTGGGGCATGGATCACGGCTCGGACTCACGCGGGGACGACTACCCGCCGGAGGAGCTGAACCGCATCCAGCAGGACGCGGACTACGGCTGGCCCTACTGCCTGGGCAAGCAGGAGCCGGACGCGTTCCTCAGCCAGGAGCCGCCGGACATGCAGTCGCGCCCGGAGTACTGCGCGAAGACGCAGCCGCCGGTGCTGGAGTACCAGGCGCACTCGGCGCCCATGAGCCTGAGCTTCTACACGGGCACCCTCTTCCCCGCGGAGTTCCGTGGCAACGCCTTCGTGGCGATGCGCGGCTCGTGGAACCGCAACCCGCCCACGGGCTACAAGGTCGTCCGCGTGCGCTTCGACGCCCAGGGCACGCCGACCGCGTTCGAGGACTTCGCGTCGGGCTGGCTCGGCGCGGACGGCACCACGCAGTTCGCCCGGCTGGCGGACACGGCGGTGGCCGCCGACGGAGCGCTGCTCGTCACGGACGATGCGAACGGCGTCATCTACCGCATCGGCTACTCGGGCTGA
- a CDS encoding PQQ-binding-like beta-propeller repeat protein, translating to MNVRILALAALLLPAVGFSQTWTVRPVPAAGETVARVVMDDASDLVLEVTNTAAASLDARLSEVSFVLPTGYQLLGGLPAEENPNWKVEYVDANERRITFQSTLGCVDNGRGLARNQTARFVLSVVGPSNRATDSATERLAAGTYARDQCDGTNYTYNVGNMPAWTRAILTTNVTLAPRVLAVNATTVARAVVENRGTGSATVTVDNPTSTTSVPLTTVTKDPTTSRVVALQSAGVFAVTLRPTAAGAVAARVRARTTNSGSNAPLVDSPMADVGNLVATADMDVVDAFSGDQVTLRMTVFNASATNSYTQVRPRAPVRLGNATATLVSGPTPESLAQLAPGASAQFTWRYQVSGTPGASYQFQAQVDATLNGSAVAGDLVTARKGRIVEHRVRLSQETMSTAATAVTVAYTVQNRGALPIIEVKLFKPAVNYFAVAASGPQAFGNWNVYTDAAGYIWESETGIPVGGEATFRITYSGFTAVTEDTAFRHRLELNQGWNDPRIRVEATMTLLAVTASPDVSRLTGVARDGSVTLTWNNPFNHGGTLVLRAPGATPNTEPTSGVRYAVGATLGNATVAYSDEFSSASSFTDTGVTNGTTYVYRVFNADDQFRYGPGNQPTSVGLLATPRARVAGNPLWCYSVGLSSQLQPVTELGVGIFSSFNDSVVGSLTNTVNPSEDGAERFRPVKMTGLIGSRFPVVPLLGRPGQQWLVVGDQAGVPAVLNAATGEFLWRNTTLGLGNISSFPVTQLLDYANPEYRTTFSNVDLAIFATRNASAQNQVVALNAATGALIWRYRPGDLGMVSGGMQVDYSTNRLYVATKSGVSAATLRVLNSLTGAEVARLSLGDLEFGVVRNATSNQILVTANDGRVYGVNPATFTTAWTVTVRPSTARAFTHFARPLGRGFVVSTADGKVERYEMDATNVPALLWSTPIAGPAGSFTLNQNGVARIYVGSSDGKVHQLELDTGVDSGQVTVGPAQAIGTPTIDHTVSRLHVGTADGRICAFPVPF from the coding sequence ATGAACGTCCGCATCCTCGCGCTCGCCGCTCTGCTGTTGCCCGCGGTGGGCTTCTCCCAGACCTGGACCGTGCGCCCCGTCCCCGCCGCCGGAGAGACGGTCGCGCGCGTGGTGATGGACGACGCGTCCGACCTTGTCCTGGAAGTCACCAACACGGCCGCGGCCTCGCTCGACGCGCGCCTGTCGGAGGTGTCCTTCGTCCTGCCCACCGGCTACCAGTTGCTGGGCGGCCTGCCGGCGGAGGAGAACCCGAACTGGAAGGTCGAGTACGTCGACGCCAACGAGCGGCGCATCACGTTCCAGTCCACGCTGGGCTGCGTGGACAACGGGCGCGGCCTGGCGCGCAACCAGACCGCGCGCTTCGTGCTGAGCGTGGTGGGCCCGTCCAACCGCGCCACCGACAGCGCCACCGAGCGGCTGGCGGCGGGCACCTACGCCCGCGACCAGTGTGACGGCACGAACTACACCTACAACGTCGGCAACATGCCCGCGTGGACGCGCGCCATCCTCACCACGAACGTGACGCTGGCGCCGCGCGTGCTGGCGGTCAACGCCACCACCGTGGCTCGCGCCGTGGTGGAGAACCGCGGCACGGGCTCGGCCACCGTGACGGTGGACAACCCCACCTCCACGACCAGCGTGCCCCTCACCACCGTAACCAAGGACCCCACCACCAGCAGGGTCGTGGCGCTGCAGTCCGCGGGCGTCTTCGCGGTCACGCTGAGGCCCACCGCCGCCGGTGCCGTGGCCGCGCGGGTCCGCGCGCGCACGACGAACAGTGGCTCCAACGCGCCGCTCGTGGACTCGCCCATGGCGGACGTGGGCAACCTGGTCGCGACGGCGGACATGGACGTCGTGGATGCGTTCAGCGGCGACCAGGTGACGCTGCGCATGACGGTGTTCAACGCATCCGCCACGAACTCGTACACTCAGGTGCGCCCGCGCGCGCCGGTGCGGCTGGGCAACGCGACGGCGACGCTCGTGTCCGGACCGACGCCAGAGAGTCTGGCGCAGCTGGCGCCCGGAGCCTCCGCGCAGTTCACGTGGCGCTACCAGGTGTCGGGCACGCCCGGCGCCAGCTACCAGTTCCAGGCGCAGGTGGACGCGACGCTCAACGGCTCGGCGGTGGCGGGGGACCTGGTGACGGCGCGCAAGGGCCGCATCGTGGAGCACCGCGTGCGGCTGAGCCAGGAGACGATGTCCACCGCGGCCACGGCCGTGACGGTGGCGTACACGGTGCAGAACCGGGGCGCGCTGCCCATCATCGAGGTGAAGCTGTTCAAGCCCGCGGTGAACTACTTCGCGGTGGCCGCGTCGGGCCCGCAGGCGTTCGGGAACTGGAACGTCTACACGGACGCGGCCGGCTACATCTGGGAGTCGGAGACCGGCATCCCGGTGGGCGGCGAGGCCACCTTCCGCATCACGTATTCGGGCTTCACCGCCGTCACCGAGGACACGGCCTTCCGTCACCGGCTGGAGCTGAACCAGGGCTGGAACGATCCGCGCATCCGCGTGGAGGCGACGATGACGCTGCTCGCGGTGACCGCGTCCCCGGACGTGTCGCGCCTCACCGGCGTGGCCCGCGACGGCAGCGTGACGCTCACCTGGAACAACCCCTTCAACCATGGCGGCACCCTGGTGCTGCGCGCGCCGGGGGCGACGCCCAACACCGAGCCGACCAGCGGCGTGCGCTACGCGGTGGGGGCCACGCTGGGCAACGCGACGGTGGCGTACTCGGATGAGTTCAGCTCCGCGTCGTCCTTCACGGACACGGGGGTGACGAACGGCACGACGTACGTCTACCGGGTGTTCAACGCGGATGATCAGTTCCGGTACGGCCCGGGCAATCAGCCCACCTCGGTGGGCCTGCTGGCCACGCCCCGGGCGCGCGTGGCGGGCAACCCGCTGTGGTGCTACTCGGTGGGCCTGTCCTCGCAGCTCCAGCCCGTCACCGAGCTGGGCGTGGGCATCTTCAGCTCCTTCAACGACTCCGTGGTGGGCTCGCTCACGAACACGGTGAACCCGTCCGAGGACGGCGCGGAGCGCTTCCGGCCGGTGAAGATGACGGGCCTGATTGGCAGCCGCTTCCCGGTGGTACCGCTGCTGGGCCGGCCGGGGCAGCAGTGGCTCGTCGTAGGCGACCAGGCCGGCGTGCCGGCGGTGCTCAACGCGGCCACGGGTGAGTTCCTGTGGCGCAACACGACGCTGGGCCTGGGGAACATCAGCTCGTTCCCGGTGACGCAGCTGCTGGACTACGCGAACCCGGAGTACCGGACGACGTTCTCGAACGTGGACCTGGCGATCTTCGCGACGCGCAACGCGTCCGCGCAGAACCAGGTGGTCGCGCTGAACGCGGCCACGGGCGCTCTCATCTGGCGCTACCGGCCCGGGGACCTGGGCATGGTGAGCGGCGGCATGCAGGTGGACTACTCGACGAACCGGCTCTACGTCGCGACGAAGTCGGGCGTGAGCGCCGCCACGCTGCGCGTGCTCAACAGCCTCACGGGCGCGGAGGTCGCGCGGCTGTCGCTGGGCGACCTGGAGTTCGGCGTGGTCCGCAACGCCACGAGCAACCAGATCCTGGTCACCGCCAACGACGGCCGGGTGTACGGCGTGAACCCGGCCACGTTCACGACGGCCTGGACGGTCACCGTGCGGCCCTCCACGGCGCGGGCGTTCACCCACTTCGCGCGGCCCCTGGGCCGGGGCTTCGTGGTGAGCACGGCGGACGGCAAGGTGGAGCGCTATGAGATGGACGCGACCAACGTGCCGGCGCTGTTGTGGTCGACGCCCATCGCGGGCCCGGCCGGTTCCTTCACCCTGAACCAGAACGGCGTGGCGCGCATCTACGTCGGCAGCTCGGACGGCAAGGTGCACCAGCTGGAGCTGGACACGGGTGTGGACTCCGGGCAGGTGACGGTGGGCCCGGCGCAGGCCATCGGCACGCCGACCATCGACCACACCGTAAGCCGGTTGCATGTCGGTACCGCGGATGGTCGAATCTGCGCCTTCCCGGTGCCCTTCTAG